A window of Deltaproteobacteria bacterium contains these coding sequences:
- the metG gene encoding methionine--tRNA ligase subunit beta: protein ADLYARYWPADCHLIGKDILRFHAVYWPCFLLSAKLPLPKSIVVTGFWNVSGKKISKSIPATRVDPVALADDIGVDALRYFLLREKPLGLDGDFRYESVVGRYNAELANDLGNLLHRTITMTDKFCGGRVPAAGPAAAAELAALADEVAAASGRAWEAYEPSRALEEVWRLVRAANQYVDQAQPWKLAKAGDSGAVAGVMRAALEAVTWCALLMAPALPHKADEILARLGVGDADRTAQLSRWPEPGSFGTLLPAGLTVSRGEPLFPRIDDDRAEALYAKWMGDAGLSAPAADAAGAPPDAAGRPLVSFDDFQRLDLRVAQVVAAERVPKADRLLRLELDVGPLGRRQVVAGIAAAYSPEQLVGRKVIFLANLEPATIRGVRSEGMVLAAGDDAIVGLSAVDTDVPPGTIIR, encoded by the coding sequence CGCCGACCTGTACGCGCGATACTGGCCGGCCGACTGCCACCTCATCGGCAAGGACATCCTGCGATTTCACGCAGTGTACTGGCCCTGCTTCTTGCTGTCCGCGAAGCTGCCGCTGCCCAAGTCGATCGTCGTGACCGGCTTTTGGAACGTCAGCGGCAAGAAGATCAGCAAGTCGATCCCGGCGACGCGCGTCGACCCGGTCGCGCTCGCCGACGACATCGGCGTCGATGCGCTCCGCTACTTCCTGCTGCGCGAAAAGCCGCTCGGTCTCGACGGCGACTTCCGCTACGAGAGCGTGGTCGGCCGCTACAACGCCGAGCTGGCCAACGACCTCGGCAACCTCCTGCACCGCACGATCACGATGACGGACAAGTTCTGCGGCGGGCGCGTGCCGGCCGCGGGTCCGGCCGCCGCAGCCGAACTCGCGGCGCTGGCCGACGAGGTGGCGGCCGCCAGCGGCCGCGCCTGGGAGGCCTACGAACCGTCGCGCGCGCTCGAGGAGGTATGGCGGCTCGTGCGCGCCGCCAACCAGTACGTCGATCAGGCGCAACCGTGGAAGCTGGCCAAGGCCGGTGACAGCGGCGCGGTCGCGGGCGTCATGCGCGCCGCGCTCGAAGCCGTGACCTGGTGCGCTCTGCTGATGGCGCCCGCTTTGCCCCACAAGGCCGACGAGATCCTCGCCCGCCTCGGGGTCGGGGACGCGGACCGGACGGCGCAGCTCAGCCGGTGGCCGGAGCCGGGATCGTTCGGAACCCTGCTGCCGGCCGGCCTCACCGTGTCCCGGGGCGAGCCGCTGTTTCCGCGCATCGACGACGACCGAGCCGAGGCGCTGTACGCCAAGTGGATGGGCGACGCCGGGCTGTCGGCGCCCGCCGCGGACGCCGCCGGCGCGCCGCCGGACGCCGCCGGCCGGCCGCTCGTGTCCTTCGACGACTTCCAGCGCCTGGACCTGCGCGTTGCGCAGGTCGTGGCCGCCGAGCGCGTGCCGAAGGCCGACCGGCTGCTGCGGCTGGAGCTCGACGTCGGTCCGCTCGGGCGCCGGCAGGTGGTCGCCGGCATCGCCGCCGCGTACTCCCCCGAGCAGCTCGTCGGGCGCAAAGTCATCTTCCTCGCGAACCTCGAGCCGGCTACGATCCGGGGGGTCCGGTCGGAGGGCATGGTGCTCGCCGCGGGGGACGACGCGATCGTCGGCCTGTCGGCGGTCGACACGGACGTACCCCCGGGTACCATTATCCGCTAA
- a CDS encoding HEAT repeat domain-containing protein, translated as MFARSVTITFDAAVRDLAHGSDARTRADAAVALADAAPGAERHRAVDALIAALADDHPDVRGAAAHALGHLGDARAVPALVAGLDDDAPIARQSCAIALGRIGDDAAFEPLRRALRDGPPDVRFQAATSLVDVAGIRALPALLAALDDDDGEVLSAVALGLGALGDPRAADPLARLLDHARRQTRFDAAYALAALGDARGVDELAAALDDRALAWSAIEALERAGDARAIPAVARALARPLYPRPMRVRAAQAALALGATGDAERAARAVLCDALRAWRFDVRALAVDALAAVGGAWAAAPLQRLRAARRGRRLRDDIDRALRACKTRGSST; from the coding sequence ATGTTCGCCCGCTCGGTCACCATCACCTTCGACGCAGCCGTCCGCGACCTCGCACACGGCTCGGACGCGCGCACGCGCGCCGACGCCGCCGTCGCGTTGGCTGACGCCGCCCCGGGCGCCGAGCGCCACCGCGCCGTGGACGCGCTGATCGCCGCGCTGGCCGACGATCACCCCGACGTCCGCGGCGCCGCGGCCCACGCACTCGGCCACCTCGGCGACGCGCGCGCGGTGCCGGCGCTGGTCGCCGGGCTCGACGACGACGCGCCCATCGCGCGCCAATCGTGCGCGATCGCGCTCGGGCGCATCGGCGACGACGCGGCGTTCGAGCCGCTGCGCCGCGCGCTGCGCGACGGCCCGCCCGACGTCCGGTTCCAGGCGGCGACGTCGCTGGTCGACGTCGCGGGGATCCGCGCGCTGCCGGCGCTGCTCGCCGCGCTCGACGACGACGACGGTGAAGTGCTGTCGGCCGTCGCCCTCGGGCTCGGCGCACTCGGCGACCCGCGTGCCGCCGACCCCCTCGCGCGGCTGCTCGACCACGCCCGCCGTCAGACGCGATTCGACGCCGCGTACGCGCTCGCCGCCCTCGGCGATGCGCGCGGCGTCGACGAACTGGCGGCCGCGCTCGACGACCGCGCGCTGGCGTGGTCCGCGATCGAGGCGCTCGAGCGCGCCGGTGACGCGCGCGCCATCCCCGCCGTGGCCCGCGCGCTCGCGCGGCCGCTGTATCCCCGGCCAATGCGCGTCCGCGCCGCCCAGGCGGCGCTGGCGCTCGGCGCGACCGGCGACGCCGAACGCGCCGCCCGCGCGGTGCTGTGCGACGCGCTGCGCGCGTGGCGGTTCGACGTGCGCGCGCTGGCCGTCGACGCGCTGGCCGCCGTCGGCGGCGCCTGGGCCGCCGCCCCACTCCAACGCCTGCGCGCGGCGCGACGCGGCCGCCGCCTGCGCGACGACATCGACCGCGCGCTGCGCGCGTGCAAGACCCGAGGCTCCTCCACATGA
- a CDS encoding TatD family deoxyribonuclease: protein MTDKPCSSAPIEWIDSHAHIDGPEFDADRDDVIARARAACVTDIVVVGAAGDLATAERAVRLAAGHERLHATVGVHPHDAAKLAPDWWEPLERLARADCVCAIGETGLDYHYDHSPRDVQRRRFAEFVELARRVGKPVVCHIRDAHADAKAILRETGAAEVGAVVHCFTGTPDDARDYVDLGCYVSFSGIVTFPSRSCEPIRAAVRQVPLDRVLVETDCPYLAPVPHRGRRNEPAWVAQTGEVVARAAGIDVAVLAAATTANARRFFRLTAA from the coding sequence ATGACCGACAAGCCCTGTTCCTCCGCGCCGATCGAGTGGATCGACTCCCACGCGCACATCGACGGCCCCGAGTTCGACGCCGACCGCGACGACGTGATCGCGCGCGCCCGCGCCGCCTGCGTGACCGACATCGTCGTCGTCGGCGCCGCCGGCGACCTCGCCACCGCGGAGCGCGCGGTCCGCCTCGCGGCCGGCCACGAGCGGCTGCACGCGACGGTCGGCGTCCATCCGCACGATGCCGCCAAGCTCGCGCCGGACTGGTGGGAGCCGCTCGAGCGGCTCGCGCGGGCCGACTGCGTGTGCGCCATCGGCGAAACCGGGCTCGACTACCACTACGACCACTCGCCGCGCGACGTGCAGCGGCGGCGGTTCGCCGAGTTCGTCGAGCTGGCGCGCCGCGTCGGCAAGCCGGTGGTGTGTCACATCCGCGACGCGCACGCCGACGCCAAGGCGATCTTGCGCGAAACCGGCGCGGCCGAGGTCGGCGCAGTCGTCCACTGCTTCACCGGCACGCCCGACGACGCGCGCGACTACGTCGACCTGGGTTGCTACGTGTCCTTTTCCGGCATCGTCACGTTCCCGTCGCGCAGCTGCGAGCCGATCCGCGCGGCCGTGCGGCAGGTGCCGCTGGATCGCGTGTTGGTGGAAACCGACTGCCCGTACCTGGCGCCGGTGCCGCACCGGGGCCGGCGCAACGAGCCGGCGTGGGTCGCGCAAACCGGCGAAGTCGTGGCGCGCGCCGCCGGGATCGACGTGGCGGTCCTCGCGGCCGCGACGACCGCTAACGCCCGGAGATTCTTCCGCTTGACAGCGGCGTGA
- a CDS encoding 50S ribosomal protein L3 yields MAERMGLLGKKLGMTQVYAQDGECIPVTVILTRPNVVVGKRTIERDGYSALQLGFEEKPERLVTRPERGAFVKAKVKPMRVVRELRLPPDKVAQYEVGQIVSAKDVFVAGRPIDVTGTTKGRGTQGVIKRHGMAGTKASHGVHEYFRHGGSIGCRLTPGHVKRGKRMAGRMGVDRKTVQNLELVDVDDERGLVLVRGAVPGPRNGYVLVRVATKKDVYHKRGRSAEQERSKNPLKASKKAAAGR; encoded by the coding sequence ATGGCAGAGCGAATGGGCCTTTTGGGAAAGAAGCTGGGGATGACCCAGGTGTACGCCCAGGACGGCGAGTGCATCCCGGTCACCGTCATCCTCACCCGCCCCAACGTCGTCGTGGGCAAGCGCACGATCGAGCGCGACGGCTACTCCGCTCTGCAGCTCGGCTTCGAGGAAAAGCCCGAGCGGCTGGTCACGCGGCCCGAGCGCGGCGCCTTCGTCAAGGCCAAGGTCAAGCCGATGCGCGTGGTGCGCGAGTTGCGCCTGCCGCCGGACAAGGTCGCCCAGTACGAGGTCGGCCAGATCGTGTCGGCCAAGGACGTGTTCGTCGCCGGCCGGCCGATCGACGTCACCGGCACGACCAAGGGCCGCGGCACCCAGGGCGTCATCAAACGCCACGGCATGGCCGGCACCAAGGCCAGCCACGGCGTGCACGAGTACTTCCGGCACGGCGGATCGATCGGCTGTCGGCTCACGCCCGGCCACGTCAAAAGGGGCAAGCGCATGGCGGGCCGCATGGGCGTCGACCGCAAGACCGTGCAAAACCTCGAGCTGGTCGACGTCGACGACGAGCGCGGGCTCGTGCTCGTGCGCGGCGCCGTACCGGGCCCGCGCAACGGCTACGTGCTCGTGCGCGTCGCCACCAAGAAGGACGTCTACCACAAGCGCGGACGCAGCGCGGAGCAGGAGCGGTCGAAGAACCCGCTGAAGGCCTCCAAGAAGGCCGCGGCGGGCCGCTAG
- a CDS encoding RlmE family RNA methyltransferase → MARSKLSDRRARHDHYHQRARREGYAARSVFKLSEIDRRFGLLRPGARVLDLGCRPGSWLQYCRQRGASALVGVDRSPLDIDVPGARIVVGDVHAVEPAALLAELALAGAPADARFDVVLSDMAPDTSGIRHADQARSEALFERALWIARHTLTRGGHFVGKLFQGPEFQRLVADCRASFDAVKMVKPKGSRQQSIEQYVVARGFRGLP, encoded by the coding sequence ATGGCGCGATCGAAGCTGTCGGACCGGCGCGCGCGCCACGACCACTACCACCAGCGCGCGCGCCGAGAGGGCTATGCGGCTCGCAGCGTGTTCAAGCTGTCCGAGATCGACCGGCGTTTCGGCTTGCTTCGCCCCGGCGCTCGCGTGCTCGACCTGGGCTGTCGCCCGGGCTCGTGGCTACAGTATTGCCGCCAGCGCGGTGCGTCGGCGCTGGTCGGGGTGGATCGCTCGCCGCTCGACATCGACGTACCCGGCGCGCGCATCGTGGTCGGCGACGTCCACGCCGTCGAGCCGGCGGCGCTACTGGCCGAACTCGCGCTCGCAGGCGCCCCGGCCGACGCTCGCTTCGACGTGGTCCTGTCGGACATGGCGCCGGACACCAGCGGCATCCGCCACGCGGATCAGGCGCGCTCCGAAGCCCTGTTCGAGCGCGCGCTGTGGATCGCCCGGCACACGCTCACCCGCGGCGGCCACTTCGTCGGCAAGCTGTTTCAGGGGCCGGAATTTCAGCGGCTCGTCGCCGACTGCCGCGCGTCGTTCGACGCGGTCAAGATGGTCAAGCCCAAGGGCAGCCGGCAACAGTCGATCGAACAGTACGTCGTCG